In Tsukamurella tyrosinosolvens, the genomic window CACTTGGTGGGGTTGAACGCCATGACCAGCAGCGAGACGCCGATCGCGGCCACCACGCGGCGCGCCGGCCCGGTCGCGAGGCCGGGAATCCGGCGGCGCCACAGGAGCAGCGTCGCGACGATCGCGGAGCCGAGGAACAGGGCGAGCATCGCGAACCGTCGGGCGACGGAGCCGTTGGGGTTCTGCTGGAACAGGGCCTCGTACCGGATGATCTCGCGGTGCCAGGGCTCGCTGGGCCCGACGTCGCCGAGCAGCTTCGTGGACTGGAGCATCTCGACGAGGCCGTGATCGGCGAACACGAGGAACAGCACCGACGCGCCCGCGGCACCGAGGGTGAGCAGCGTCGCCGCGTAGCCGTTCGCCCGCACGTGCGCCACCACCGCCCGCCACAGGGGTGCCGCCGCCACGAGGAAGACGACGAAGGCGAAGCTGCCCGTCGGGGCTGCGGAGAGGGTGAGTCCGGCGACGACCAGGCCGACGCCCGCGGGCGCGAGTCGACGGGTCGCGATGGACCGCTCGACCAGGCACCAGGTGACGACGGTGCCGACCGCGACGATCGGCTCCGGGCGCAGGCCGGGGTTGTAGGTGAGCCAGAAGAGCGTGAAGACCGCGGCCATCGCCCACAGCGCCCGCGAGTAGTCGCGCGGCGCCCGGCGCTTGCTCAGGCCCAGCCGGGGCAGCACCTCGCGGGAGAGCAGGAACCAGGCCAGGATCCCGGAGAGCAGCGCGGGCAGGCGCAGCCACGGGCTCGACACACTGAGGTCGGCCATCCACGAGACCACGTAGAACGGCATGCCGAACGGTGCGTACGGGGCGTCGTAGTAGCGGAAGACCTCGGGCATGTAGCCGGAGTGCGGCGCCGCCTTGATCATCCCCAGGATGTAGCCGTCGTCCGAGGTGGGCGCCCCGACGATGTGCCAGGCGAGGAGGCTGCCGATCACGGCGACGTCGGCGAGGCGCACGTGCAGCCAGCTGCGGGGGAGCAGCCTGCCCCGGCGCCGGCCGTCGGCGCGATCGAGCAGCGCCAGCGCGAGCAGCGAGACGAGGACGCAGGCCACGCCGACGAGGATCGCGGCGCCCTTGAGCACCGACGGCGACGAGGTGTAGCGGGAGTCGACGTCGATCGTGACCTTCGGCGTCGGGCCCTGCAGGTCCGCGGGGAGGTCGGAGAAGACGCCCACCACCTGGGGCCGGAGGTCGCCGCGGACGTCGCCCTGGGCCGAGATGCCGCTGGCCGCGGCGAATGCGTGGTCGGCGTCGATCGCGATCCGCAGCTCGCCGCACCGCGTCAGGTCGGCGCGGGGCACGTGGTGCACCAGAGCGCCCCGGGAGCGGACCGTCAGGGCCTCGCCGTCGACGGTGACGAACAGCCCGGCCGTGCGCGCCCGGTCCCCGGCGGGCGGGGGCGTCGTCGCCGCGAGCACCGTCTGCCTGTCCGACGGTGCCGCCGCCGCGACCGCGCACGGGATGGTCGCGTCGACCTCCAGCGGCTTGTACATCGTGAGCGGCGCGGTGACCGGGGCGAGTGATCCCGACTGCGGCCAGTCGATCGTCACGGCGGTCTGCTTGATCGGCAGCAGGGGCGTCGCGATCGCGAGCACCAGGCCGATCAGGCCGGCGACGACGGCGGCGATCCGGGCGATTCGGAGGTTCACGATCAGTCAGGGTATCGGCCCGGCGCGACGGGCCCGGTCGGCGCGCGGCGAGTCGCCCGAGACGGCTGTGAATTACGCCGTCTCAGCGGCTATGCTGTGACCACCGACACAGCCCACGCCCGGTTCCGCCACCCCTGGAACAGGGCGTATTGAGAGAAAGCACGGTGGTTTCAGTGACCCTTGACGCCAATTCGCCGATCGAGAAGCTCCCCGGCGGTACCGACGCCACGCGGGCGGGCCGGCACGACGCCGACCCCCGGGGCGGGCAGTCCGCCTCGGTCGAGTCCTTCTCGCTGGACGATCGGTACACGCGCGAAGAGGGCACGATCTACCTCACGGGCATTCAGGCCCTGGTGCGCATGGTGCGCGACCGGGCGCGGCTCGATCGCCGCCAGAACCTCAAGACGGGCTCGTTCATCTCCGGGTACGAGGGCTCGCCGCTCGCGGGTTACGACCTGGAGATCGCCAAGCGCACGAAGTACCTCAAGGACTTCGACATCGTCCACCGCCCCGGCCTCAACGAGGAGCTGGCCGCCACGTCGGTCATGGGCTCGCAGATCGCCGCGCAGGTCGGGCACCTCGACCGCGGCCTCGACGGCGTCACCGGCTACTGGTACGGCAAGGCTCCCGGCCTCGACCGCGCCACCGACGCGCTGCGGCACGCCAACATGATCGGTACCCACCCCACGGGCGGCGCCGTCGCCCTCGTCGGCGACGACCCGGGCGCCAAGAGCTCGACGGTGCCGTGCGCCTCCGAGATGTCGCTCGCCGACCTCTACATGCCGATCCTCTACCCGGCAGACTCGCAGGACATCCTCGACCTCGGTGTGCACGCCGCGATCATGTCGCGCGTGTCCGGCTTGTGGACCTCGCTGAAGATCTCCGCGCACGTCGCCGACGGATCGTCGACCGCGGACGTGCACCCGGACCGCATCCTGCCCGTCTACGGCGACCTGGGCACCAGCCCGCACGTCCCGTCGGGCCAG contains:
- a CDS encoding arabinosyltransferase domain-containing protein — encoded protein: MNLRIARIAAVVAGLIGLVLAIATPLLPIKQTAVTIDWPQSGSLAPVTAPLTMYKPLEVDATIPCAVAAAAPSDRQTVLAATTPPPAGDRARTAGLFVTVDGEALTVRSRGALVHHVPRADLTRCGELRIAIDADHAFAAASGISAQGDVRGDLRPQVVGVFSDLPADLQGPTPKVTIDVDSRYTSSPSVLKGAAILVGVACVLVSLLALALLDRADGRRRGRLLPRSWLHVRLADVAVIGSLLAWHIVGAPTSDDGYILGMIKAAPHSGYMPEVFRYYDAPYAPFGMPFYVVSWMADLSVSSPWLRLPALLSGILAWFLLSREVLPRLGLSKRRAPRDYSRALWAMAAVFTLFWLTYNPGLRPEPIVAVGTVVTWCLVERSIATRRLAPAGVGLVVAGLTLSAAPTGSFAFVVFLVAAAPLWRAVVAHVRANGYAATLLTLGAAGASVLFLVFADHGLVEMLQSTKLLGDVGPSEPWHREIIRYEALFQQNPNGSVARRFAMLALFLGSAIVATLLLWRRRIPGLATGPARRVVAAIGVSLLVMAFNPTKWTHHFGAFATLGAMVAAIAVVAVGPRTIRRPQFRLLALAAVAGCATLAFETTNGWFYPGNFGIPWGGAAPTVAGVKIATVFGALTVVLLLASLVVHVTGRVPRLPEFGGRLPGFATPITLVATLIIAMIGATNVASIMIQRPAYSYGQQNLRSLAGDPCGMADEVLVERDATAGVLAPIGTAPDPLVGELNANFTPNGIAGSLSSSSRGAADLVRTGDADNTPSNTGGTGGGTLDAPGVNGSTAALPFGLDPARVPVVGSRQTGPQHSARAISSWYALPAGGIDRLLTISVAGRFGPGDLQLEFGTGEGTITPNGAVTPIDIGPAPAWRNLRVPAETVPAGATAVRVRATITAPSENTWVAYTPPRAPKLEPLQELLGDDPTLVDWGAGIGFPCQRQWRENGGVAEQPKWRILPERDLAAAATTTWQGGDAGGPLGWALLLAKAQTVPTYLNHDWGREWGALERYVPYVDAPAAQLGRTEVTRTGLWTPGPTPQE